The Populus alba chromosome 4, ASM523922v2, whole genome shotgun sequence genome contains a region encoding:
- the LOC118050791 gene encoding serine/threonine-protein kinase SRK2A: MEKYELVKDLGAGNFGVARLLRHKETKELVAMKYIDRGHKIDENVAREIINHRSLRHPNIIRFKEVVLTPTHLVIVMEYAAGGELFERICNAGRFSEDEARYFFQQLISGVNFCHNMQICHRDLKLENTLLDGSPAPRLKICDFGYSKSSLLHSRPKSTVGTPAYIAPEVLSRREYDGKMADVWSCGVTLYVMLVGAYPFEDQDDPKNFRKTIQKIMAVQYKIPDYVHVSQACRHLLSRIFVANPSRRISLSEIKSHSWFLKNLPKELSESSQAIYYQRDNPSFSVQSVEEIMKIVAEARQPPPPSKPVKSFGWEVEEDEDDEDIDAEVEEDDGEDEYDKRVKEVHASGEFHIS, from the exons ATGGAGAAATATGAGCTGGTGAAAGATTTGGGAGCTGGGAATTTTGGGGTGGCAAGGCTTTTGAGGCACAAAGAAACCAAAGAACTTGTTGCCATGAAATACATAGATAGAGGTCACAAG ATAGACGAGAATGTTGCAAGGGAGATTATAAATCACAGATCATTAAGGCACCCTAATATAATTCGTTTCAAGGAG GTGGTTTTGACCCCAACTCATTTGGTAATTGTGATGGAGTATGCAGCTGGTGGAGAACTCTTTGAAAGAATCTGCAATGCTGGTAGATTCAGTGAAGATGAG gcTAGATATTTCTTTCAGCAGCTGATCTCTGGGGTTAATTTTTGTCACAACATG CAAATCTGCCATAGAGACTTGAAACTGGAAAATACTCTGTTAGATGGAAGTCCTGCGCCTCGATTGAAAATCTGTGATTTTGGTTACTCTAAG TCCTCTTTGCTGCATTCAAGGCCGAAATCAACTGTAGGAACTCCGGCATACATAGCACCGGAAGTCCTCTCTCGGAGAGAGTATGACGGAAAG ATGGCAGATGTTTGGTCATGTGGAGTTACTCTTTATGTGATGCTGGTGGGGGCATACCCATTTGAAGACCAAGATGACCCCAAAAATTTTAGGAAAACAATTCAG AAAATTATGGCTGTCCAATACAAAATTCCTGACTATGTTCATGTATCTCAAGCTTGCAGACACCTGCTATCTCGCATATTCGTTGCAAACCCTTCCAGG AGAATTTCACTCTCAGAAATCAAAAGCCACTCATGGTTCTTAAAGAACTTGCCAAAGGAACTGAGTGAGTCATCACAAGCCATTTATTACCAGAGAGATAATCCAAGCTTTTCTGTTCAAAGTGTGGAGGAGATCATGAAAATTGTGGCCGAGGCAAGACAGCCACCTCCACCATCCAAGCCTGTCAAAAGTTTTGGTTGGgaagtagaagaagatgaagatgatgaagacATCGACGCAGAGGTAGAAGAGGACGATGGAGAAGATGAATATGATAAGAGGGTCAAGGAGGTTCATGCAAGTGGAGAGTTTCATATCAGTTAA